The Belonocnema kinseyi isolate 2016_QV_RU_SX_M_011 chromosome 2, B_treatae_v1, whole genome shotgun sequence nucleotide sequence TCCTAAATTAATTATGCAGAAGGAATTAATTAATGCAATTAATCACAGTTAacgaacataattatttaaacaattttatgatgatttttaatattattttcttagaaNNNNNNNNNNNNNNNNNNNNNNNNNNNNNNNNNNNNNNNNNNNNNNNNNNNNNNNNNNNNNNNNNNNNNNNNNNNNNNNNNNNNNNNNNNNNNNNNNNNNactcaaatcaaataaaataaaatcctgaattaattattttattaattatatttaatttatatttatataattataatgtaATTGATCAATGTTAAGAAActtgattgtttaaacattgtattattatctttaataatattttcttaggaTAATAGTAGAACgttgcgattttttttaaatttccctacTGTGCACTATAGTGGACAATCAGCAATTTGATAGAAAAGACAATTTCTCAATCAGACTGCTATATCGTACCTGTTTCTACGCAAATAACAATGCTTCACAGAACCAAATCTAGTCAAATAAAGGAAATCTTGAATTAATTATGCAGAAGGAATTAATTAATGCAATTAATCACAGTTAacgaacataattatttaaacaattgtattacgatttttaataatattttcttagaataatagtAGAACGTtgagattttttctgaaattttcctacTGTGCACCATAGAGGACAATTAGCAATTTGATAGAAAAGGCAATTTCTCAATCATACTGCTATATCTTACCTGTTTCTACGTAAATGACAATGCCTTACAGactcaaatcaaataaaataaaatcgtgaattaattattttattatttatatttaatttatatttatataattataatgtaATTGATCAATGTTAAGAAACTTAATTGCTTAAACATTGTATtattatctttaataatattttcttaggaTAATAGTAGAAcgttgcgatttttttttaatttctctactgTGCACTATAGCGGACAATCAGCAATTTGATAGAAAAGACAATTTCTCAATCAGACTGCTATATCGTACCTGTTTCTACGCAAATAACAATGCTTCACAGACCCAAATCTAGTCAAATAAAGGAAATCTTGTATTAATTATGCAGAAGGAATTAATTAATGCAATTAATCACAGTTAacgaacataattatttaaacaattttatgatgatttttaataatattttcttagaataatagtAGAAcgttgcgattttttctgaaattttcctacTGTGCACCATAGAGGACAGTTAGCAATCTGATAGAAAAGACAATTTCTCAATCATACTACTATATCTTACCTGTTTCTACGTAAATGACAATGCCTTACAGactcaaatcaaataaaataaaatcctgaattaattattttattaattatatttaatttatatttatataattataatgtaATTGATCAATgttaagaaacttaattgtttaaacattgtattATTATCTTTAATCATATTTTCTTAGGATAATAGTAGAACgttgcgattttttttaaatttccctacTGTGCACTATAGTGGACAATCAGCTGTTTCTGTTTCTACGCAAATAACAATGCTTCACAGACCCAAATCTAGTCAAATAAAGGAAATCTTGAATTAATTATGCAGAAGGAATTAATTAATGCAATTAATCACAGTTAacgaacataattatttaaacaattttatgatgatttttaatattattttcttagaataatagtAGAAcgttgcgattttttctgaaattttcctacTGTGCACCATAGAGGACAGTTAGCAATctgatagaaaagaaaatttctcaATCATACATCTATATCTTACCTGTTTCTACTTAAATAACCGTGCCTTACAGACCCaaatcaaatttaatgaaatcaaaTGCTGAATTAATCCTGCAGAAAGAGTAGAGTAGACTAAGGAAAATAGGGCGCATATGCTTTCGAATTGAAACCGCGACCAACAGACTCAcggtttaaagttttaaactatCTGCCGATTACTGATATCGCATAATTTATAGCTCTCGTGAAACGTGAGGTTGGGTCTCGTAAAGTGCTTCCAGTTCTGACTCACAGCCAGAACAAGATTTTTGTCCAATCGAGAATGTCGATACAGACAGCAGCTTGCCAGACACGAGACTTGGACCTGGTCTGGCCTCGTATATAGGTAAGATCTTTCAAGATAACGACACAATAACTTCATGTCGGCAATTATACCTGAATATCGTAGTCACCAATGctcgaaaaaaatgataaaaaaatcataacgAAGCCACTGCTGGACTTCCGATTTATCGAGCTTGTAGCTCACGAATTTACTTGCTCGAGCCATAATCCTGTAAACGATCTTGTTGTATCTTGacaataaaatatttcgcaaatctGAACTTAGTGTCAGTTCGAGAAAGTAGAAtcagaaatataatttgaatgtttgacctagaaaatatttttgcaaatattatttatttatgtagaGGTGGTTCATAAGTATGTAATTCAAcaaatcatttttctaatattttctcaaaaatttgattaaattcatattctaattttcaatcgcttcttaattattaattcaatgctcaattcaattcttaactcttaattgaattttaaactcttatTTCAAATCGCAAtgcaatcaaaaattattttctcaattgagttttaaATCCACATCTTAATTCAATTGCCAaaagaaatctattctcaattCTATTCTCATTCactaaccaatttttaattctgaaatgaattctcaattccTAATCCATAACGCAATACTCATTTCTTAACTGAATTCGTAAATCCATTCTCATTTCGATCctcaattcaattattatattaattctcaattcaattcgaaattagagtcgaaaatatattatgaatttaaatCTCAATTCGGTACTTCATTCAATTCTCAAATCTCTTCTTAATTCTTTATTGACAACTTCATTCTCAATGAAATTCTTAATGCCCAAAGCGATTTTGATATCTCTActcaattgtaaatttaattcaaacttcgtatctcaattcttaattaaatttttaacttctgatTCAATtcccagtttaattttcaattaaactatcaattcgaaatttttaattaaatgctcaGCTCAATTCTCAATGAAATTCTCAATTCTCAATTCACAACGCGATTCTGAATTACCaaactcaattttcaactcaatcaTCAATAATTCTCAATTACATTCTACAATCTTAATAGAATTAACAAACTAATGCTCAAATAAAtactgaattataaattaaatttttaatttaaatctcaaTTAAATTCTCGATTTTCAGCAGGAAATTCtcaattcaatttataaatcCCAATTCAATGCTTAATTCAATTCTCAATGCAATTCTCCTATACTAGTCAATTCTTAATGCCTAATTCTTAATGCAATTCTTAATTCTCAATGCAAATCTTAATTCTCAATTCACAACGCTAGACTCAATTATCAAATCAGTTTTCAATGTGTTATTAATTCTTAATTTGATTCTTAATTCACTTCTTAGTTTACTTCCGTATTTAATTCCCAATTTATTtcctaattaaattcttaatgaaatttaaaatgtttaattctcaaGACAATGCTCCATTCTTGATACAATTCTCAATTCACAACTTAATTTGAATCGCTATGATTTAATCCCAATGCCATTCtgaattgaaaactcaattctCAAACCATTGCTCTATTTTCATTGCtactgaaattttgttaatttaattcaatcctgaattcatttttcaatttaattctgaatttcaTTCTCAATTTAATTCCTAATTCGATtctcaaatcaattttcaattttgtattcaaaacttAATTCTCAATGTATTTATCAATTCACAGCGCGATTCTCAAGTctcaacttaattttcaattttagtctCAATTCAATTCTTAATTCCATTCTGAACTCTTAACACAATTCTCAGTTTAGTTCTCAAttcctaattaaattttaaactcttgaCTCAATCCTCAATTTAGTTATCGAttctacatttttcattcaattttcagttcgattctgaaataaattcactattatcaatttttaaatgtcaattttcaattcaattttgaactaaatcaattcatttttcaattgacTTGTCAACTGAATTCCTAATGTAGATCTTAATTAATTTCCTAACTAAATTCTTAATGTAATGCTCAATTCTCAATTTGCAACTCAAATCTTAACTCAACACCAACTTCTCAAGTCAATTCTAAATTCCTTATTCAATTCTTAAGTACATCCTAAATTCgtcatgcaatttaaaaattttaatgcacttcttaattgaattctcaatttaTTTCTTACTGCATTTCTTCATACAATTCTTAATTTCATACTCAATTCTCAGTGCATTACTCCATTCTTGATGCAATTCTCAATTCACAACATAATTCTTAATTCTTAGTTCACACCTCAATTATCAAATCTCAATTCCCAATTCACTACTCAATTGTCAACTCAATGCTCAATTTCTAATGCAActctaatttttcaattgaattattaattcattttttcacttttcttcttaattaaattttcaatagaattctcaattcaattctaaattctaaattcatTTATCAGTTCAATTCTCAATTTTTGACTCCATTCGCCACTCAGTTCTTAAGCCAATTTTTAACTGGATTATCAACCTAATTATCAGCTCAATTCTCTATTTGCAACTTAACCCTTGATGACATTCTTAAATTGGCAACACGATTATCATAACtctactgaatttttaatttaagtctcACTTCGTATCTCAATGGtcaattagaagttaaattcgTAATTCTATtctcagtttaatttttcacttaaattctcGATTTTTCCTTTTCAATGCAATTATTAGCTCAAATTTCCATTCCTAACACGATTCTCAAttcttaaatcaattttcaattcaatcctTAATTCTGAATTAATGTCTAAActcttaaaagaattataattttagttctcAATGAAATTCtccattataaattattaattcaatttcagttaaatatcaattaaattttcaattctcgATTCCCAAATGCCAAAtctcaattcaattttgaagtccCAATTCAATTATTAACTCAGTTCTCAATTCAATTTACATTCactattaaattattgatattcaattctcaatttttaatgcacAATGCAATACTTAATTCCTAAACCAGTTTTGAattcaattctatttaaaatgttcaatttacagATACAATCTTAATTTCTACTCAATCCTCAAATAATTGCTAAATTCGCAATGCAATTCTAAATTCTTAACCTAATGCTCGATTCTGAACTCAATGACCCATACCTAATGAAATTCTCAATTCAAAACTTAACTCTTAACGTAATGCACTAATCTCAATGCAATTCTCAATTCAAAACTCAATTCTCGACTCAATGCTTCATTCTCATGgcgattaaaatttcttaattcaattcaattctaaattcatgttttaatttaattctgaatttaatcttaattttctattcaCAACTTAATTCTCAATTCTCAATTGATTTTCACACTCTAAACTAACTCCCCAATTTAATTATCGATTATAAATTCTTAATTCGATTTTCAGTTCAATTctgaaataaactttcaattcttaactgtcaattttcaattcaattaaatgatttttccattaacttttcaatttgctttttaatttatttcttaatttacttttaaaatcaactattaattcattacttaattttaaacacaatgtTCCATTCCTAATGCAATTCCCAATTCTCAATTCAAAAATCAATGatcaaatcttaattttaaattcacaattgaATTCTCAATTCAATAGTCAATTCTTAATGCCATTCTAATTcctaattgtattttcaattgaattatcaATTCAGTTCCCCCTATTcctcttaattaaattttcaatacaattctcAATTTAATTCTATATTATTAATTCACTTATCAGTTCAATTCTCAATTTTCGActgtattcttaatttttcagtcaattatcaacacaattcttaacaaaattctcTATTCCCATACTAATTCTCTACTGAATTCGCTACTCAATTGTAAATTCTCAATACATAGCTCAATTCTTAATTCTTAACTCAATACTCCAATctcaatgcaatttttaattattcattcagTTCGAAATTCTCAGTCGTagacaatttattatattatgtcTTCAAAACTGTGATAATAAGCCCTTTTAATGTTAGGTACTAAAAATTGTTGCTGCTTACTCTACGTATATATCCTTTGAAATTAACGTGCAAAAAAGAGAACACTGGACAAGAGCGTGTCAGACGTTCGAGCCACGAGCCACGAACCGACACGAGTCATGAGCATTTTCACGCGCACTCTTACTCTGTTAAACTAACATAACATATCGCAAATACACTTGTCAAGTTGACCAAGCCAGGTGTCATTTTTACTGAGCGCCCcctggaattattttatttttcatttagaaaatcgttccttcaacttttttcattctaTTTAAAGTAGAAATTTGTTCCGTTATAAATAATGACTTTCTCaatcctcctcctcttcctcattCTCCCCCACCTCTTTTTCATCTTCTTCTCCTGATCCATCTTCTTATTTTCCTCCTTTTTCTTCTCCTCCCCCTTCTTTTCTCCTTCTCCTCTTCCcctccttcttcttcttccttCTGCTTCACCACCATCTTTCCCATCTCCTCCTCATTCTTCCTCTACTTGTTTCCTTCTTCTGCTTCTTCTGCTTTTTCTCCTTCTTCGTCCCTTACTTCTTGCCcaccttctccttctccttcttaTTTCTTTTCTTCTGCTTCTCCTTTTTCTTCTTCTCCTACCCGTtcccctttttctttttcttctccactcctcctcctccttctttttcttcttctttctctcCTTTTTCTTATCCTCCGTCTGCTTTTCCTCCTCCTACTTTATTCTTCTCCTGCTCCTTATTCTTATTCTCCTCCTTTTTCTGCTTTTTCTACTCCTCCTTCTTCTTCTTTTCTCCCTTCTCCTCTCCTCGTCCTGTCTTTCTATCTTCTTCTccctcctcctccttctcttcCTCCTTCCACTTCTCCTCGTCATTCTCCTTCTCATATTCTTCTTTTGCTGCttcttctttttctcctccttcttctcctttttctcctcctactttttcttttactttttctccTCCTCCTTCTTTTTTTCCTCCTTCTCTCCGTAACCTTCTTCTTCTTTCTCCTTTACCTCCACTTTTAccacctcctcctcctccttctacTTCTTTCCTTCTTCTGCTCCTTCTCCTTCTTCTTAGTCCCTTTCTTCTCCTCCTTCTTCACCTACCCCTTCCCCTATTCCTTTTTCTTCTTCTCCTCCTTCTTCTcccttttctttttcttcctcctcacctcctttttttctccttCTCTTCCTCCTCATTCTCCTCATCCTTCTCATCTTCTTCTTCTCCTGATCCTCCTTCTTCTCCCTTTTCTCCTTCTCCTTTTTTTCTCCAAGTACTTTCCTTCTACTCCTTCTTCTTCCTACTCCTTCACCTTAACCTTTACCACTTCCTCCTCCttctttttctcgtattttttcttttctttcttctgCTTCTCCTTCTTTTCCTCCTGCTCCTTTTCCTTCTTATTTTTTCCCTCCTCCTAATTCACCTCCTCCTTCTCATCTTCTTCTTCTACTCCTGCTTCTGTTTCTTCTCCTTCCTTTTCTCCTCCCatctttcaaattaa carries:
- the LOC117183049 gene encoding protein MNN4-like, with the translated sequence MGGEKEGEETEAGVEEEDEKEEEEKKEKQKKEKKKYEKKKEEEVEKREKKEDQEKKKMRRMRRMRRKRRRKKGGEEEEKEKGEEGGEEEKGIGEGVEGGEKEEAAKEEYEKENDEEKWKEEEKEEEGEEDRKTGRGEEKGEKKKKEE